The nucleotide sequence CCTGCAGCCGCCGTTGTTCGAGGGATGGCGATACCAGACCCTGTATGCGCCGCAACCGGCATGGCCTGAACCGGCCAAGACTGATTACTGGCATCGAATGCAGAACTTGAAAGCCCGCGTCATCTATGATAGAGCGTTTCATCCCATCATGGTCGGCGAGCGGATTTTTTTCGCTTCTTCATCAGACGATCGGATCTATTGTCTGGATGCCTCCAGCGGTGAAGAGCAGTGGCACTTTGCCAGCGAAGGACCGGTTCGCCTGGCGCCCACCTGGGATAAAGGCAGGCTGTATGTCGGTTCCGATGACGGTTGCGTCTATTGCCTGCAGGCCGACACCGGCGAGTTGATCTGGAAATGGAGCCGTCCGGACCCTCCGAGGTTGATACCCGGCAACGAGCGCATCATCTCTCATCGCCCGGTGCGCACCGGGATGATTGTGGAGAATGAACGCGTGTTTTTTTTCACCGGCCTCTTCCCTGACGAAGGGGTCGATGGGTTCGAGTTGAACGCTGCGGACGGATCAGTCAATCGGCGGCAGCAGAATCTGGATATTTCTCCCCAGGGCTATGTGTGGCTGGTGAAAGACAAACTCTATGTTCCCACCGGTCGAACGGCGCCGGCCATCTTCAGCAAGAACACGGGTGAAAAACTCGGCCAGTTCAAAGAAACCGGCGGCACGTTTGCTTTTTTAGAGGATGATCAACCCATCTTTGTGCCCGGCAAGCTGGGAGAAGTACGGGCGGATAAGGATTTCACCAACCCCGTAGTCACCTACAGCGGCGAGCAGATCATTATCCAAGGCACGGTCTCCTTTTTACGTTCAGACAGCCAGATCACGGCCTTGTACCGCAATCAAGTCAGCGACATTTACCGGAACACGGAAAAACTGCGCAAACAGCGCGGCGAACTGGCAGAGAAGCTGTGGGATCTGCGTGAACAGCGGAAACTCCGCCCGAACTCGAATCCGGAAAAAGTGGAGCGGGAGATCGATCGTACGCTTGAAAAACTGGCCGAATTGGATCAGGACCTGGACGGTCAAAGCCGTACCGGCATCAAGTGGCAGCGCCGGATCGAGGATTCATACGCTATGATTCTGGCCGGCTCTGTTGTATTCCTGGGCGGCGATAACCTGGTCACCGCGCTCTCTGCAGAGGACGGACGCGTATTATGGAAAAACGCGATTCACGGCAAGGGATACGGCCTGGCCGCTGCCAACCAGCGGCTGGTGGTCAGCACCGACCTGGGCACGCTTCATTGTTTCTCCATCTCGAAAATCAATCGGCCCAGGGTCATTGAGCAGAAACAAAAACCTGTTATCCTTTCCTCCGCCTCCGCTTCGCCGGACTATACGGAGATCGCCGACCGTCTTCTCAGCGAATCAGGGATTCAGAAGGGCTATTGCCTGGTGTTGGGCAATGGCAGTGCAGAACTGGCGCTGGCATTGGCTCGGAAATCCAAGCTCAATATCGTCGGCCTTGATGACGATCCGGCCCGGACAGCCGCCGCGCGGGCGTTTTTGCATCCGACCGGGCTGCTGGGGAAACAGGTCAGCGTCTGCACCGGCGATCTGCGGCACCTGCCGTTCAGCAATTATTTTGCCAACCTCATCGTGTCCGAGCAGGCGCTGACCCGCGATGCCATCGCCACTCCTCCGGACGAAGTGCTGCGC is from bacterium and encodes:
- a CDS encoding PQQ-binding-like beta-propeller repeat protein; this encodes MTRSNKIRLLGCLLCWMLTGAGLAEDWPTFHHDYRRSAMTAESLQPPLFEGWRYQTLYAPQPAWPEPAKTDYWHRMQNLKARVIYDRAFHPIMVGERIFFASSSDDRIYCLDASSGEEQWHFASEGPVRLAPTWDKGRLYVGSDDGCVYCLQADTGELIWKWSRPDPPRLIPGNERIISHRPVRTGMIVENERVFFFTGLFPDEGVDGFELNAADGSVNRRQQNLDISPQGYVWLVKDKLYVPTGRTAPAIFSKNTGEKLGQFKETGGTFAFLEDDQPIFVPGKLGEVRADKDFTNPVVTYSGEQIIIQGTVSFLRSDSQITALYRNQVSDIYRNTEKLRKQRGELAEKLWDLREQRKLRPNSNPEKVEREIDRTLEKLAELDQDLDGQSRTGIKWQRRIEDSYAMILAGSVVFLGGDNLVTALSAEDGRVLWKNAIHGKGYGLAAANQRLVVSTDLGTLHCFSISKINRPRVIEQKQKPVILSSASASPDYTEIADRLLSESGIQKGYCLVLGNGSAELALALARKSKLNIVGLDDDPARTAAARAFLHPTGLLGKQVSVCTGDLRHLPFSNYFANLIVSEQALTRDAIATPPDEVLRVLRPFGGKAVLAFRPGPSDWVEQAEAKGWRVNSGQYHFAVLTRGPVAGGGEWTHLYADASNTSCSKDELRGPVHIQWFGQPGPRDIINRHSRPMSPLFKDGRVFVPADDKIITVDAYNGAPLWELAVPQSRRLGALKDCGQMVVIDEALYIAAQERCWHITAATGEVIAKYAAPQLIQGQRREWGYLAAVGDQLFGSGKRPGASFRELARLNSDELEGDFREMICSDYLFSMDRRTGGLKWTYQNGVMFNNTIAIGDGHLYLIESRNAKARSDNDGRMRVDFFCEGDNYLIKLNQLTGEKIWEKAFHFPYSQIMYLSYAQEKLLVVGSYNVGANVHYGLFTFDSRSGDLVWQNSYKGDSIGGEHGEQWQHPVIIGDMIYQRPYAFDLNTGRQANYVLHRGGGGCGGLTGSAHYLYGRGSNPRIYELTEGETSGAPLTRVSRPGCWINIVAAGGLILIPESSSGCTCAYPIQTSIALAPES